GTACATAACTCCCGCCGCCCTATAGCTTGATAGCTAGTGCATTAAATGCATTCCCGGCGCGTGGGAGGCAATAAGCACAGGAGGCACTGCCGATGATTCTTCAAGCAGATCGAGTTCTGTTAGAGGGCATTACTGACTTAAATCAGCTCAAAACTGAGCTAAATGATCTCCCGCCGATCGATGTGGGGGATTATATTGCCGAATTGGACAATGAGCCCAGGGCGATCGCCTTTCGGCTGCTGCAAAAGGACAAAGCCACCGAAGTATTTGAATATTTGCCCAAGCAGGTACGCGAAGAGCTAATCGCTTCTTTGCAAAGTGAGCAGCTATTTCAAATTGTGGACACCATGAGCCCAGACGATCGGGCTAAGTTATTTGATGAGCTGCCCGCCAAGGTAGTCAAAAAATTAATTGCCCAACTCTCGCCCCAAGAACGCCAGGCCACTTCGATGATTTTGGGTTATCCCGAAGAAACCGCTGGCCGGGTGATGACGACAGAATATGTGCGATTGCGCCAGGGCTTAACCGTGGGCGAGGCGATCCAGAAAATCAAACAAAGCGACCAGGACAAAGAGACAATCTACTATGCCTATGTCACCGATGATAATCGCAAGCTGGTGCAGGTGGTTTCGCTCAGGCAATTATTATTTTCGATCCCCGATGCCCTGATTGGCGATATTGCTAGCGATCGGGTGATTAAAGCCCATACCCATATGCCCCAAGAAGATGTGGCACTGTTGATGCAGCGTTATGATTTGCTAGCGTTGCCAGTGGCCGATCGGGAAAATCGTCTGGTTGGCATCGTCACGATCGATGATGTGGTAGATATTCTGGCGGAAGAGGCCACCGAAGATCTGCAAAAGTTTGCCGGTGGTGGTGGCGATGAGTCGGTGTTATCCACGCCCCAGATAGCGATCCTGAAGCGGCTGCCCTGGTTAATGGGTAATATTGCGCTGTACTTGGGGGCGGCCAGTGCGATCGCGCCGTTTCAAAGTACGATCTCGCTGGTGCCTGTCCTGGCGGTAATTATGCCGATTTTGTCGAATACCAGTGGCAATGTGGGGATTCAATCGCTTTCGGTGACGGTGCGCGGCCTGGGAATTGGCGAAGTTTCACCCCGTGACACCCTCAAAATAGTCAGCAAAGAGGTATTAGCAGGCTTGGGTATGTCGATCGTGCTGGGACTAACCCTGGCTGGACTATCGCTGATCTGGTCTTCGCAAGAGGAAAACTGGGTGGCACTGGTGGCAGGCTCAGTAATGGCGGTGAATGTGGTGGTGGCGGCGGCGTTGGGGGCATTGTTGCCAATGGGGTTGAAAAAGCTAAACTTAGATCCAGCTTTAATCAGTGGCCCTTTGTTAACCACAATCCTGGATGCAGTGGGTTTTTTGACGTTTTTAACGCTAATCTCCACCGCGATCAAGGTTTTGGGGATGTCTACGCCCGCTTAGATTAGTGATATTTGAGCCCCCAAAACCTGAAATAAAAACATATACGAACCATAAATGCTCGAGAATTGAATGCTATAGTTGACGTTAATAGAGTCCACATTGTTATAAACTTGCTTCTCAGGCATATGTCAGAACCCAAAAAATTGTTAGCTAAATCTGTTAATACAGTCATTAATGATGATTGCAGAAATGTCTTAGCAAAGTTACCTCAAGACTCTATTGACCTAGTCTTTACATCTCCCCCTTATGCTGATCGGCGCGGCAAGACTTATGGAGGTGTAAAAGCCAATGAATATGTAGAATGGTTCCTGCCTATATCTGAGCAAATTATGCAGGTGTTAAAGCCCTCTGGCTCATTTGTATTGAATATTAAAGAACCAGTTATTAACGGGGAGAGACATACTTTCGTACTTGAATTAATTATAGAGATGCGAAAGCAGGGTTGGCTCTGGACTGAGGAATATTGCTGGCATAAGAAGAATAGTTATCCTGGGAAATGGCCAAATCGTTTCCGCGATTCATGGGAGCGATGTTTACACTTTACGATCGAAAAGAAATTTGCTATGTATCAAGAAAAAGTGATGGTTCCGATGGGAGATTGGAAGAATAAGCGTTTAGGTAAACTTAGTAAAACTGATAAAAATAGAGATAATTCAAAAGTTGGTAGTGGATTTGGCAAGAATGTTTCTAATTGGGTTGGGCGAGAAATGGCTTATCCAACAAATGTGTTACACCTAGCAACAGAATGCAGTAATCGAGGGCATAGTGCTGCTTTCCCGGTTGAATTGCCAAAGTGGTTTATTAAACTTTTCACTCAATCAGGAGATATTGTACTAGACCCATTTCTTGGCTCTGGTACAACTGCAGTTGCTTGTCAGGAACTTAGTCGCAATTTTATTGGAATTGAGATAAATTCTGAATATTGCAATATTGCTTTAGAACGTTTAGGAAGTGGTATGCAACTAGCTTTATTTGAGAAACAATCTAGTTATGTCGTTAATCAATCCTGAAGAGCTTGAAAAACTAATTAGAGAAAAGCTGGATTTATTTTATACCCGACGGATTCAAACGCTTGACGGATTGGACCTATGGAAAACCCTCAAGCGGAAAAATCCATATTTGTTCAGAGCTTTTGGAGTGATTGAACCTAGTGAAATTGTCAAAGAACTTTTGCAAGCGTATGTATCCTCATCAGACGAAGGTATCTTTGGAGGTACATTCTTTGAGCCCATTGTTCATGCTGTTAGTGGTGGAGTTGCTGCGGATATAGTAGGAATAGACGCAATTGTAGAGACTGCTACTACTTATACTGTTATCCAAGTTAAATCTGGACCTAATTGGGGAAATGCCGATCAAAAAAGGAAATTAAAGGATAATTTCCAAGCTGCTCGTTCTAACTTTCTAACCAAGAATATAAAAAAAGAATTTAGAGCCTTACTCGGTCAGTGTTATGGACGCACCGCTAGTAATGCAAGTGATAAGCGCCCGTATATAACTCAATCTGGACAAGCATTTTGGCAAGAGCTAACCGGCGATCCTGATTTTTACCTAAAGCTAATTCGGCTTATGAAAGATTATCCTCTAAGACATCGTCCTGACTACCAAGAAGCTTTCAGTAGAGCAGTTACAAAACTTACCCACGAATTCATAGAATACTTTACAACTTCAGATTATTCTGTTGATTGGGATAAAATTGTCAGACTCAATAGCGG
The sequence above is a segment of the Pseudanabaena sp. PCC 7367 genome. Coding sequences within it:
- the mgtE gene encoding magnesium transporter; this encodes MILQADRVLLEGITDLNQLKTELNDLPPIDVGDYIAELDNEPRAIAFRLLQKDKATEVFEYLPKQVREELIASLQSEQLFQIVDTMSPDDRAKLFDELPAKVVKKLIAQLSPQERQATSMILGYPEETAGRVMTTEYVRLRQGLTVGEAIQKIKQSDQDKETIYYAYVTDDNRKLVQVVSLRQLLFSIPDALIGDIASDRVIKAHTHMPQEDVALLMQRYDLLALPVADRENRLVGIVTIDDVVDILAEEATEDLQKFAGGGGDESVLSTPQIAILKRLPWLMGNIALYLGAASAIAPFQSTISLVPVLAVIMPILSNTSGNVGIQSLSVTVRGLGIGEVSPRDTLKIVSKEVLAGLGMSIVLGLTLAGLSLIWSSQEENWVALVAGSVMAVNVVVAAALGALLPMGLKKLNLDPALISGPLLTTILDAVGFLTFLTLISTAIKVLGMSTPA
- a CDS encoding DNA-methyltransferase, which gives rise to MSEPKKLLAKSVNTVINDDCRNVLAKLPQDSIDLVFTSPPYADRRGKTYGGVKANEYVEWFLPISEQIMQVLKPSGSFVLNIKEPVINGERHTFVLELIIEMRKQGWLWTEEYCWHKKNSYPGKWPNRFRDSWERCLHFTIEKKFAMYQEKVMVPMGDWKNKRLGKLSKTDKNRDNSKVGSGFGKNVSNWVGREMAYPTNVLHLATECSNRGHSAAFPVELPKWFIKLFTQSGDIVLDPFLGSGTTAVACQELSRNFIGIEINSEYCNIALERLGSGMQLALFEKQSSYVVNQS
- a CDS encoding PmeII family type II restriction endonuclease, encoding MSLINPEELEKLIREKLDLFYTRRIQTLDGLDLWKTLKRKNPYLFRAFGVIEPSEIVKELLQAYVSSSDEGIFGGTFFEPIVHAVSGGVAADIVGIDAIVETATTYTVIQVKSGPNWGNADQKRKLKDNFQAARSNFLTKNIKKEFRALLGQCYGRTASNASDKRPYITQSGQAFWQELTGDPDFYLKLIRLMKDYPLRHRPDYQEAFSRAVTKLTHEFIEYFTTSDYSVDWDKIVRLNSGREQIKKPVKKKTKRRKT